The DNA sequence atcgaCATATTAAATTTACCGAGTTGCAAAGTTATATTAATCtctaccatattattttttcttatttatccaaaaaaagagcaaagcttttttttttttttaataataaaaaaacacaaaaaaaaagtaaaaattatttcaaactaaaattaaattcGATCGATGATCGATGAAGAAAATTAGTTTCAGTTGTTGAACATTTTTATCTGTGCCCACGAAAACATATGTTTGAACGTAAACACAcggaattcaaaaaaattttaaaatttgcaattaagtaatttgtttaaaaaaaaaaaaaaaactaaattcgaCCTGTTTAATTTGAACACACCATAAGACTCTGTCCCCAAAACATGTTAGACATAAATTTTGATCACATGACtggtgtgtgtgtttgtgtgtttttATGCCACGCTGTCTCCTCCAGACTTGAAAACCCATTGGCCCGATTCACAATCTCACGGATTGCCACCTTATCATTTCACAACCGTCGATCAAAATCTCATCAACGGTCATCATCAAGCTGTCCGGGGCCAAGGTCCTCTTTTCAACTCTTCGATGCCTTTCAGGCCCCCAACAATATAAAAATCCTCACCACGCAGCCACGCTTTTCCACTCCACCTATCTCCAATTCTCCGTtccgtttttatttatttgttttttcttagtaaaataattttttctgtttgtttctcgagaaaacaattttttttttttaaattctgagACCGAGGTAGTAATGGAAACTGGTGGAAAGCTGAAGAAGGGTGCAGGAGGGAGGAAAGGTGGCGGTCCGAAGAAGAAACCGGTGTCGCGGTCCGTCAAAGCCGGTCTGCAGTTCCCGGTTGGAAGAATCGGCCGGTACTTGAAGAAGGGACGCTACTCTCAGCGGGTCGGAACTGGAGCTCCTGTTTACCTCGCTGCCGTCCTCGAATACCTTGCTGCGGAGGTAAGATTTTGAACTCTGTTTGATGGAATTGCATttggttttccatttttttctagGGTTTGCGAATTTGCTGCTCAGTTTAATATCTTGCTTGACGTCTCTTTGGTTAGTTAGACTGAGAGAAAAATGGTAAAATGAATTCAGCTAGGTTTTCGGTTGGACTTGTTATGACTCAAAAACTTCCAAGTTCAGTCTGCTGCTTCATTTTCTCGTCTAATTCTCATGCTTTGTTGGCATCCTAATACTGTCCCTTTTTTCATTGTGTTACATCAATTTTGCTAGTCAATCAGAggcaaaaatttcaaatgaattttcaaaattttcgatTTGCCCGTTGACATTTCTGGTAAAAATACCAAATGGTGTTGAAGAAATTTCCATAATAATTCAGGTTTTAACATATGGGTATGCGTTTTCTTTAGGTTTTGGAGTTGGCTGGTAATGCTGCGAGAGACAACAAGAAGAATCGAATTATACCAAGGCATGTGCTTTTGGCTGTGAGGAACGATGAAGAACTTGGAAAGCTTCTTGCTGGTGTGACCATTGCCCATGGCGGTGTTCTTCCAAATATCAACCCTGTGCTTTTGCCAAAGAAAACTGAGAAAGCAGCTGCAAAAGAGGTCAAATCCCCATCTAAAGCCACAAAGTCTCCTAGGAAGGCGTAGTTTCTCTCTTTTCAAGCctctttaaccaaaaaaaaaaaaaaatgtcaatgtATCTCTCTCTGTATGTAAAAATTCCTACTTGTATTTTGGCTTGTAGGAAAAGCTTCATTTGCTTAAGAATTAGGATCATTGTACTCCTTTCTTTTCCATATGGGTCGTAGATACAATCCTTTGTTTCATATGAATGAAATGAAATTTGCTTAGTTTTTAATTTCAGTAAACAGTGtttatatacttatttatgATCATTGTGCTTTGTTTTGCCTCGGTTTTCTTTTAGGCTAATGTGATTCATTTTGTTCGAGTGTTCGGAAAGAATAGTCTTAATAGTTATTAAGATTCTCTAATtctatgaattttataaaaggtCAAAGTCAATCAGCaggttttctttctctttttctgtttttttttttttttttttgtagtataTAATTTTTCGTCTCTTGGGTGATTTGTTACTTGGTATATTATGATGATGTGATGTATAAAGATGATTTGCTATTATGATGATGTGATGTATAGAGATTGTTAATCGCTTTTtgataatttgttattattatcatgtatCTCCTAAAGTGTGATggttcttttcttgttttgtaaCCTAGGATGCGAGATTTGAGCTAAGATAGatacttgaaaaaaaataaagttttgaaaaaataatagttttgtaAAGCAATAATTTTGCCATTAGTTATTAGAGGTCGTCATGTTTAACTTAAATAGAAGTTgatggcaaaaaaaataaaatttcggtGATAATTCCATTTTCAGGTCCACTCAACACGTAAGTGTTTtccaaatatcttaaaaaaaaaaggaaagaagaagaagaaaaaacaaaaatgagattACTGAGAAATGTTGTTGTCTTTTGGTTAAATCATGCTAAACAGAGCCAAGCAATCTGTTTACTGGTTTTGTTGATAGAATCTTTTGttcatttgtaaattatttgtatattaaacCAAGTCATAGctaattaaaaattgtttaaagtattattattattattttttttttaatgctacgatgctgaaaagaaaagaaaagcataaaTACGAAGGAAGAAAGCATCAGCCACATCCACCTTGCGTAGGCAAAAAGCCTCTAACAAAACCATTAGCACCAGGAAGAAAGACACTGATCATGTAATAAGGCTACATTCAGGCACCTGGACCAAAGATATTGCTAAAGATATTTAGCGGAGAAACAAGTTGAAGCGTCCATACTTCATGAACAACTTGATTGCAGGTTCTTGGCACCCAAGTGAAAGGGCAATTTATGAAACCAGAAACCAAGACATGTGCATGGTTCATAATCAGAGAGTTTTCCCGACAAAGCTTAGAACATTTCCCAATACAACCACTAATAACAGCTAAAGTATCTTCCACACGTATAATATGAGTCTACCATTCTTGCTTAACACATTCTAAAGCCCAAATCGAAGCTAGAGTTTCAGCTAGCTCTACTGGAAAAGCACAATTCTGGACCATAAACCCAACAACATATAAGATGAATCTCTAGCAACAATAGCAATGCAACAAGAATTTTCAAAGAAAGGAGCATATAAGTTTAGCTTATTTACACTAGAGGGAGGAGCTTTCCAACAAATAGCAACATTTGTTTTATCAGAGTTAGGAATCTGTTTATCCAacaaaaaactattttcaaatttctcaAATATTTTCTCTAAAAGCTTTACATCATCTGCCATAGATTTAGAATCTCCCAAGGAGAATGAGCCATAAAGgattaagtttcttttccttcaaATAAAATCCAACAACAATGccccaaataaacaaaaattatctCCATCAGGAAGCATTCTTAATTGATCAGGAGGATTAACAATGAAATCAATCAAATCCAAAGTAATCGAAAATTAAAAAGAGTTGATTCTGATAGACTACTTGTTTGCAAAGCAAAGAGCTGTAGTATAATATAACAATTAACAAAAATAGGTAAAATATCTTCTTGAGAAGAAGTTCAGAAAGGACAGCCAACATTTGCCATGATCAGATTTAAGTGCTTTAACAGATTAAGGGAGAGGATTTTCCAAAGCTCGTCTGGGTATAGGAACAAAACCGGGCAAGTGAGGTATCCTAGGATCCCTCCATATATCCACTTGTGAACAATTCCAAATAATAAGCAAGCATGTTTTTTGACTAATTCTTGAGATGCCAAAAACTCTCTATGTAGGAGAATCTTTTGGGGACTCAAAGCAATTTAGAAAACCAGAGAATCTACAATGTTTGGACAATAAAATATTCACCCAAGGTTTATCTACTTTGGCAGCTGCTATCCATCCAGGTTTAGAAAGTAAAAGAAGATTCATAtaagcaatttttttaaatccaagaCCTCAAACATATTTGGGTCTGCATATAGAATCCCAAGAAACTAAATATGGTCAGTTACTCTCAAACACAACCATTTTCACATGAATTTTCATAGTAGACATAGCATAAAAACGAATTCAAGAAACAACACTTTCAATAAAATTTGTCCTTCAGGCTCTTAATAATAAACTCCATTGCCAGCTAGACAGTTCAACGCTATCaataattttctcaaaatttttgcGTCGGTTATTATCAAGGAAAAGAGGGTTACCAAGATGGTTATTCCACAATGGTTTGCCTCCCTTTCAATTTAATCTTAGGATTCCGGAATTTGTCACTTTGCAACACCCTTAAAAGTGCTTGACTGCTTGTTATGTGAAAATTACTTCCtcatattattttccaattcaaGTAGACACTTGGATTGTCATATGAGCTATCCTGAACAATTCGGTGCCATGTACATCATTTTTGTTCCCTTTTACTACAAgtcggagaaaaaaaaaaaagtctccgCAAACGGCCCCCATATGCTTACCATTCTGTGCAACCCTCTTCCATTTGAGAAATAATGGTGACGTCTCTGCACTTGGTAAAGTTTATGGTAATCTCATTCCTTACAATAGATTTATTCATCTTGCTGTGGCATATCTATATACGGTTTATGGAGACAGATTTTAGTAATTTGGACGCCATCTTGATATCCCACCTTTGTTTACTTCACATGATTCTGAATCTTGTAACAGGcacaaacaaattataaatttgcaATATTTAACCTGATTTGCAATTTTGCTATTCATTCGACACTTATTTGATTTAAAGAAATACCAAACACCAGGACACGTAGGAGAAAGacttaaaaaaggaaatttaaagTAATGAAACGGAAGCTATCAGTGGCATTACTCCTTGCATTTTCAAGTGTCTTAAGTGTACCAAAACCAAGTTTGACCtctaaaataatatgaaaagcCCTTCAAACAcctaaaataatatgaaaacccATTTCCATGAATGGCATTATAACAGTACGCACTTGCTTTAATGCTTTTCATTAAAGAATAGGCAAATTTATACTTGGATATAATAATGGCAATGTGACATTTCTTTAGTACCATAATTATGTTTCAATAGCATTAGGAAGGGCTTAGCAAATAGTAGCATGCTCTTTGGAACAGCTGAGAGGACGTGCACGTACCATAAATCCATCTTTTTTTGTTGGAATTTTATATCAATAGTACCAATGCCTACCTTCTAGGTTGATAAGTCAGCAAAACGAGTATCAAAACTCAATTGGCATTCCTCTTCATCTAAAAGACCCACAGTTGTTTTGTTTCAGTTTCCAAACCCACTTCCTACCAAACTTTCTGAGAGCCAacccaaataataattttaacaaattgCTTAAAATCTAACTCCTAAGATTTCTAATTTCTAATCGCACGCATCTGCATTAAATTATCCAGATCAGATGGTATATTAACATTCGGATCAAACACCTTCCAGTAGAAAACCCAATGATCAACTTCGTTTTAAATGTATCAAAGATATTACACCTATCACCcagaaaggaaaaggaacaaATCTAAACCGATATAATTTGCAGAAAACCCTAGATTCCCAACACAGAAACGTTTTTCGGAATCCGAtctcaaagaagaaaaaaataaaaataaaaaattagaaattcaaGAACTGGTAAACTTGGTGACGGCCTTTGTGCCTTCAGAAACGGCGTGCTTGGCCAATTCACCGGGAAGGACCAATCGGACGGCGGTCTGGATCTCCCTGGAGGTAATGGTGGGCTTCTTGTTGTAACGAGCCAATCTGGAAGCCTCCTGAGCGAGCTTCTCAAAGATGTCGTTGATGAAGCTGTTCATGATCCCCATAGCCTTGCTCGAGATCCCGATGTCAGGGTGAACCTGCTTGAGAACCTTGAAGATGTAAATTTTGTAGGTCTCGGTGCTCTTTTTgaccctcttcttcttcttctctacgCCTCCTTCTTTGGCCACCTTCTTCTCGGCCTTCGGCTTCTTCTCCGCCGGAGCTTTTTCTGCCGGTTTCTTCTCCGCCGGCCTCTTCTCTCCCTTCGTCGGAGCCATTACTTATCGGAATTTTCTCgagaaaatttggaagaaagaAACGAAGCTACTTCGTATTGGAAAATGGGGATTCtccaagagaaagaaagagcgATGTGAGGGAAAGTTTAGTAGAGACGAATTCTTTATATAGAGCGCTGGGATTGATTCTCATTGGTCGATAAGGTTTTCACGCGGATCGTTGACGTGTCGAATACCTAGCCGTTGGATTTGGATAGGTGTAGATTTGCGGTTGCGATTACATTTTACTTTTTCCAATGGATTTTAGTGATAAGCGAGTTGAAATTTTAGTTGGTCTCCATCGCACGTGCGATTTACCTTCAGATGACGCTTTCCCAAAGATAAAgagcaaaaatacaaaatcttctctaatttttaattttgttttccgcttcctccaaaataaataaataaattcgttttttgaaaaaacaaattttacacaGTCACCTGCCAATCaaaacattaatatattttaattctaataaatatttatcacagtttatcttttttcatttttttaatacatataatttaaaatgatgTCATATTTGAGGGAGATTTTGCAAATTAGcaacgttaaaaaaaaaaaaaagaaattaaaaaaataaaattggaaggaAAGCTTTTGTAATTAACACTAAATTAAGTATGGAGGCTATTGTTTTCCCCCCTTTTTActgtaattatttttgtataggTATGAACTATGGAGGgataataatattagaattatgcaatttaataacaaaatgcttaaatttaaaaaggttCGTACAGCTGTGGCATTGCCCCTCAACGATATATAGTTGGTTTAGAACCCTATATTAAGAAGAAATGTTTTGCAATTTAGATTTGTTTAATATGAAGAGTTTAAGGGGGTCGTTTCTCTACTAAGAATTCACATATATTCTTAACAAAATCGAACTcacaaatatttgattaatgtTAAAAGATATAAACTCAGCAAAACATCCATTTTTCAATGCttaattaaacaaagaaaaatactccttttatatttttcttgtaaACTAGAtaagttttaaaacatttcatatCTTACAAGTCTAGCATCAAATATTAGATGCTCAGAAATGATAGACATTATCATCAACATTCAAACTTAATTTCCTCTACTACATTTcaactcaaataaaattgttGAGTGAGTTAAACCAAGTGATTTCAATAATAGATGTGCATATACCATCACCAGCCAacttctccatgctaaattttacAGCAAACAAGTAAATTAAcagattttgataaaaaaaaaaaatgcatattccaattaaaaagaaaaaattttaaaactacttAAAGAAACAGAAATATGTCTTACAATGCAGTcctccttctttttcttcctcttcttttatACTTTCCAAAACAAGcatttgaagttcaaaataagAACGGAACATACCACATATAATGTAACAACCCAAATGACCTCCTCTCCCTTTCTTTATGCTAGAAATACCTTTTGCAAACTGAAGCCCGATCATCTTTAATTAGTCCTGTaacatgaaataataaaaatgccaAGAATAAACAACATCAGCACTCAGATATGACATGTCAAGTTgtctgtcttttcttttttttttttttttttacttttttttgggtgtgtgtGCGCGCTTGAAAATGCCACTTCAAggcataaaaaagaataaacaccaatagcaaaaaaataataataaaaaattaaaaattaaattaaattaaattaaaacacaGTAGCTTTAATTTGGTTATGTTTCCTTGGCGAATTTTAAGTAATTAGCTATTAATAAATAgaagatatattaaaaaaaggtgAATTCAAGTTCCACCGCTTTCATCTTATGTTGTAGCTTCATGATAAGATACCACAGAAATTTAAGTTAATACAGAGATAAATTGGAGATGCAAGGTCTACATACCAAGCAGATAATGCCGTGAAAAAGCGGAAATAGACATCTTAATCTTGTTATTCTTTACTTCAAGGACGAACATACTAAGGTCTCAACTAAAAATTAGTACCTCTCACATTGATTCCTTTGGTGGTAAGAGGAAAGTGAGGAAGGTGATGGTGCCATGGAGTAAGTTTGGGCATCTTTACTCTTAAAGAGCTACAATTGTTCTTTGTAGTCAAAACAAAACTACATCATCTATATATTAGTTCCTGACATAAATAGCTTCTCTTTCAAGCTAATACCACGCTtacaccaaaaataaaagtctaTGATATGAAATCTTGAACCAAGCccaagaagaaaccaaaatttcTATCAAGTTCCCCCTGAATTGACAAACCATCCATATTCAATTACCAAAATTTGGACTGACAGATCAGAGGTATCCAAATGGCTACTTGCCTTGCATATTACTTAGCCTACGAGGAAATTCGTGCATACAATTGGCTCTTTCTAGCTATAATGTTTTTCCATCATCACTGAGGAGTGGAAAAAACTTAGCTTTCTTCAAAAATATTGTCCAACTCTTTTAGACAATATTTTTCCATCGTCACTCTTTGCTGAAATATCTTTCTTATAAAATATTGTCTAACACTACCTATGCAACACCACAGTATAAGTTATCTACAGTGCAGCTCCTGCAATCTTAAAAGTCAACAATACTACCccccataaaaaaaatgatcCTAATGGATAGACAATATTTCTTCCCATCTTCCATCTTTTAAATATTCAAGTTCAACCCACAAAACCCAACTAATGGATACAGCACTCCGAACCCTATACGCATAATAAACTGCTAGTTAAATTAAATAGAATACCTATCAACTATCACACCATTAGGACAGCTCTGACTGCTTAGCCAAGCAGCAATTGCAAAACTCATTCTTAAGTTTTAAACACAACTCAACAGAACCAGCAAATACtggcacaaaaataaaattacgagTGAGTGACTAAAAGGTAAGAAATGCTAAAAAATAATGTcaataaaaccaaaacaaaaagcacCAAACaggggggtaaaaaaaaaaaaaaaaggcaaaagggGTTTTTGCATATAAAACCTTGCAGAGCCAGCATTCAAGCTCCGATGAAGAATCCGACCCTGTGCAGAATCTCCACCGTCGATCAATTCCCTCAGCCCTAAATTACCCACTTTTtcctccttctcctcctcctcctcctcctcttcttcttcctcctcaaCAGCACGACCAGCATCACCACCACGAGCCTTACCCTGCAGCCTCTCGAAGTAATTCCCATATATATACTCTGGGGTATACCCGTTTTCTTCATCGAAAAGCATGATGTGGCCGTGCCACTCCCAGACCCGATAATCCGAACCCTTCTCCTCGTGGAACCCGATGCAAATGTGGTGCTCTCCGATAGTCACCGCCTGACCCGAATTGGGCTTGAGGGAATCGATTCTGCCGCTGAGGATGACCCGGATGATCTCCTTCTCGAGCTTGGATTCTTCCTTGGCGAGCTGGGTTTTGTTCTCGTCGTTGTCATCGTCGCCGTCGTTGTCAGAGAAATTGAGGAGGAAGTCTTCGAGGGATTGAGAGAGAAAgggtttgttgttgttgttgttgttgttgggtgGTCGGATTTGGAGCCTACCCATTAGGGTTTGAAGGAGGAGGTTGTCGAAACCGGCGGTGTTGGCGAAGGAGTTCATGGTTGTTTGATTTTGGTTTGAGAAGAGTGAAGAAAAGGTTTTCAGAACCTccaaaaggagagagagaaagtgagcaAGAGAAGGGTTTTGGAGATTGGGAAACAAATAGAGTACTTGTTGAGGAGGGTTTATGCTTCTtcgtttttgggtttttatttttattttttggctttcgGATTTTTGGGATGTGATTGatgttttttttggtgggtgatgaattttttttttttttgcttggttTGGTGGATGATGATTGGTTTGTACAATCTACTTCTCGATATAAGCTTAGGTTTAttcaaagcccaaaaaaaaaaaaaaaaaaaaaaagatataaacttatttgtcatgataaaaaaaattaataggacctgtatatcatataatatgtaTCAACAACCATAAAACCAGTAGCAATAATTCTGTcggttataaataataaaactcaaattaaatatataaatactttataatatttattaaatgtcgAATCATAAATGTTCTTACATTTTGCCATATCACATGGGTACAATAGTTGTATACATTTTCCCTTTTATGTATCAAATTTTATGGGCGACTGTTGTTACTTTATTCAAATATTCTAAGTGCAAGTGATTTTTCTTGTTCATACAAGATTaggagaaaaaattatttatatatacaacaacttttttgttttctggttaattacaaatacaacagtTGCTTAAATTATATGTTGCAATGATTAAAtactcaataaaatattttaaacaaacatTCTATtctcatagaaaaaaaaaataagaaaaaaaaggcatgttttattttaacattgtGCATAATTATAAATGGTTAGGTTCTCAGCAAAAGAATAGATATTATAAGTGGTTTGCCAATAATCATATAAGTCATTCTTTttcgggggaaaaaaaaatcttataactCTTTCTCGATTTATGTTGTATGTAATTTTTGCCTAAATTTATGGAAATGAAAATTTAGGGGAATGAGTACTGCATGCTATGTTAATCTGTAAGTAACAGATAatttttattacccaaaaaaaaaaaaattggtattttttttttttttttttacatttaaggGAATGAAAAATTAGTGGAATAACCGAATGAGTAATGTTATGCTCACTgtatcatataaatttataatatacttaatatttcTCATAACAACAATACCAAATTGTCAAAATgtttattgaaatttatttatcaaataatattacgaatgatgtaaaataatatatatatatatatatatatgataaatgatATTACTGTAAAAATCCAAACCActgcatgagatattatccTCTAGGGCTTTAGACCTAGTTTGTACGGTTTTAAAAAACCTCTCAAGGCCTTTTTATAAGTCATGCTTTGTTCTCATTTTAACCGATGTGGATCCAATGCCCTCACTACT is a window from the Ziziphus jujuba cultivar Dongzao chromosome 11, ASM3175591v1 genome containing:
- the LOC132799805 gene encoding histone H2A-like, with the translated sequence METGGKLKKGAGGRKGGGPKKKPVSRSVKAGLQFPVGRIGRYLKKGRYSQRVGTGAPVYLAAVLEYLAAEVLELAGNAARDNKKNRIIPRHVLLAVRNDEELGKLLAGVTIAHGGVLPNINPVLLPKKTEKAAAKEVKSPSKATKSPRKA
- the LOC132799969 gene encoding probable histone H2B.3, producing the protein MAPTKGEKRPAEKKPAEKAPAEKKPKAEKKVAKEGGVEKKKKRVKKSTETYKIYIFKVLKQVHPDIGISSKAMGIMNSFINDIFEKLAQEASRLARYNKKPTITSREIQTAVRLVLPGELAKHAVSEGTKAVTKFTSS
- the LOC132799968 gene encoding uncharacterized protein LOC132799968 produces the protein MNSFANTAGFDNLLLQTLMGRLQIRPPNNNNNNNKPFLSQSLEDFLLNFSDNDGDDDNDENKTQLAKEESKLEKEIIRVILSGRIDSLKPNSGQAVTIGEHHICIGFHEEKGSDYRVWEWHGHIMLFDEENGYTPEYIYGNYFERLQGKARGGDAGRAVEEEEEEEEEEEEKEEKVGNLGLRELIDGGDSAQGRILHRSLNAGSARTN